The Coffea arabica cultivar ET-39 chromosome 4e, Coffea Arabica ET-39 HiFi, whole genome shotgun sequence genome includes a window with the following:
- the LOC113742603 gene encoding aspartyl protease family protein At5g10770-like gives MASCSSLVLVAVILLLSTNTRGVFSSYGEKEVLSLKKLQWSQRSSKTSFLSQKSRTENGATILEMRHRDCFSGIISDWNQRLQNWLQADRIRVKSIQAQIKILASGKTEAHSQTRIPIASGVNLHTLNYIVPVTVGGRNMTVIVDTGSDLTWVQCQPCKLCYNQPEPIFDPSLSSSYHSIPCKSSACQSLQFATGNSGLCGGDAGTCKYDVSYGDGSYTRGVLGSDRLILGTIPVENFVFGCGRNNRGLFGAASGLMGLGRSDLSLISQTSDVFGGVFSYCLPTTDVGSSGSLILGGDASVYKNSTPFSYTRMVPNPQLVTFYFLNLTGITVGGVATQAPSFGKAGILIDSGTVITRLPPSIYEAVKTEFLKQFSGYPTAPSFSILDTCFNLSSYDEVDVPTVKMQFEGDAELTVDVTGIVYIAKSDASQVCLALASLTFEDEIGIIGNYQQKNTRVIYDTKESKLGFAKESCSFY, from the exons ATGGCTTCTTGCTCATCGTTGGTGCTTGTAGCTGTTATTCTACTTCTTAGCACTAATACTCGTGGAGTTTTCAGTAGCTACGGAGAGAAGGAAGTCCTTTCTCTGAAAAAGCTTCAATGGTCACAGAGAAGTAGCAAAACAAGTTTTTTATCGCAAAAATCAA GAACGGAGAATGGTGCAACTATTTTGGAAATGAGGCACAGAGATTGCTTCTCTGGAATCATATCTGACTGGAATCAGAGGCTCCAAAATTGGCTACAGGCCGATAGAATTCGAGTCAAGTCAATACAAGCTCAAATTAAAATCTTGGCTTCCGGCAAAACTGAAGCCCACTCCCAAACTCGGATTCCCATTGCTTCTGGTGTAAATCTGCATACCCTAAACTATATCGTGCCTGTGACAGTAGGTGGCAGAAATATGACAGTAATTGTTGATACAGGCAGTGATCTGACATGGGTTCAATGCCAACCTTGCAAATTATGTTATAATCAACCCGAACCTATATTTGACCCCTCATTATCATCTTCATACCATTCAATTCCTTGCAAGTCATCAGCCTGTCAGTCTTTGCAATTTGCCACAGGCAATTCAGGACTCTGCGGAGGTGATGCaggaacatgcaagtatgatgTGAGCTATGGTGATGGATCTTATACTCGAGGCGTTCTGGGCAGCGACCGCCTAATACTTGGAACCATCCCTGTTGAGAACTTTGTATTTGGCTGTGGAAGAAACAACAGAGGCCTCTTTGGGGCTGCTTCAGGTCTAATGGGGCTGGGAAGGAGCGATCTTTCCCTGATTTCTCAAACTTCTGATGTATTTGGAGGTGTTTTCTCCTACTGTTTACCTACAACTGATGTTGGTTCTTCTGGTTCGCTAATATTAGGTGGTGATGCTTCAGTTTACAAGAATTCTACACCGTTTTCGTATACTAGAATGGTTCCAAATCCACAGCTGGTGACATTCTACTTTCTCAATCTCACTGGAATTACTGTTGGCGGGGTTGCTACACAAGCTCCAAGTTTTGGTAAAGCTGGGATTCTTATTGATTCAGGGACAGTTATTACGAGGTTGCCTCCATCAATTTATGAGGCTGTGAAGACCGAATTCTTGAAACAATTTTCAGGGTACCCTACAGCACCAAGCTTTTCAATCTTGGACACTTGCTTTAATCTTTCTTCATATGATGAAGTAGATGTTCCCACGGTTAAAATGCAGTTTGAGGGTGATGCTGAGCTCACTGTGGATGTCACTGGAATTGTTTACATTGCAAAGAGCGATGCATCTCAGGTTTGCTTAGCTCTTGCAAGCCTGACTTTTGAAGATGAGATTGGTATTATTGGCAATTATCAGCAAAAGAATACAAGAGTCATATATGACACTAAAGAGtctaaattgggatttgctaAAGAATCTTGCAGTTTCTATTAG